From the genome of Candidatus Zixiibacteriota bacterium:
CTTTGTTTTATATGAAAATATCAACCTGATTTTCTGTTTCTAATGCAAAAACTGGAATGAATATGTAAACTATCAACATTTCCCAAAAACAGATAAGCTCTATCAAAATCAAGCGAACGGGTTAAAATCTTGGGCGCTTCCTCAAGCAATTTATTCTCATCTAAAATCTTAGTGAATTTGCTGGAAGCTTTGGTTAAGGCAGAGAGCTGGCGGTTGGCATATTCTAAGCTTACAGTTCGTTCATCAACCTTCTTTTCCAACTGTTGTAAATATTCTTTCAGTTTTCTCTCAAGCCTCAAGCTATCAGTAATATCGCGCGCAATCCAGTCCGATCTTATTATTCTGCCATTTTCGAAATAATGTCGACGGCTAATTTCAAAATTCCTTACCTCGCCCGACTTGGCAACCATTCTGAATTGAAGATTTTTAACTTTACCATTAGCAGTTTCTATTGATTAAATAAAAGATTTTCTAATCTTTTGTTGGTCATCGGGATGAATTATTGTAAATACCGAAATACCCAATAATTCGGATGGTTTGTAGCCCAGACAGGCTTCGACCGCATGATTAATATTTATAAACTCGCCCTTTAGATTCATCGAGTATAGAATATCAGGGATATTATTTGTGATGAGATTCAGTACCGATTCAGATGTTTTTAGTTTTTCTTCTAATTTTACTTTATCGATAGCCTGGTTTATAATGATTATTATTTCATTAATCTCTAAGGGTTTAAGGATAAAATGATCGGCGCTTTTTTAATTGCTTTTACCGCTTGGGATATTGTACCGTGCGCCGTTAGGATAACAAAAAGTATTTTTGAACCTTCCCGCCTTATTTCCTCTAAAATATCCAGTCCGTTCAAATCCGGCAGGTTTAAATCGCAGAGAACAGCATCATAAGTTCTTTGTTTTAAATATTTCAAGGCGGTTTTTCCGGAGACGGCAGCGGTTACGGTAAAGCCTTTTTGGCGCAATTGCCCGGCGAAATTCTTGCGCTGTTTGCTGTTGTCTTCTATGTATAATATTCTTATTTGTTTCATGATTTTCTATTTCTTTTTAACATACTATTTTATATTTATAACATTGGTAATAATATATCTAAGCAGGGAATCTTTCAAGATAATTTATTGCATAGTAATGATAACTAACGAATTGAATCTGGATTCTACAATGGTTTCCCAAACTTATCCCTTGCAAATCAACCCAAAGAAATATATATAAACATGTTATGGAAAAGCAATTCTGGGATGATTGTTATAAG
Proteins encoded in this window:
- a CDS encoding PAS domain S-box protein, with the protein product MLKPLEINEIIIIINQAIDKVKLEEKLKTSESVLNLITNNIPDILYSMNLKGEFININHAVEACLGYKPSELLGISVFTIIHPDDQQKIRKSFI
- a CDS encoding response regulator → MKQIRILYIEDNSKQRKNFAGQLRQKGFTVTAAVSGKTALKYLKQRTYDAVLCDLNLPDLNGLDILEEIRREGSKILFVILTAHGTISQAVKAIKKAPIILSLNP